One Saccharomycodes ludwigii strain NBRC 1722 chromosome VI, whole genome shotgun sequence DNA segment encodes these proteins:
- a CDS encoding uncharacterized protein (similar to Saccharomyces cerevisiae YJR098C | putative protein of unknown function) — protein MHSNSEEFDSDLQNDRESSSTNHLTTQSSKNNYDNNEISDEESANSFIGGSNVSHSKKNSIVTEDIPTNKNFKSKINENKRRKSIYEESSDSEDILSKENVSDVKHGIGTSKQQQQEDEEDEDERGEKNHRHKIFTFTVPFGGTSTDKNYTKSEANIIDVKSKNNAMVRKLNEKLPTPTSSSSLGPVHIPSKHEIKLKLKKQQSISSLEERILFANQKGLENDRFRAFKKFLKPERVISTVQELENVKLSSVLNSLEFDNHEVSKSSNKDISSGNTENHSNEGYDMHRVRRFLKHELSGDVIILGGYRGSTLREAKDNNRIWIPLKAGIKIKKVNLIIGPQDSDEIKTQKQIKPDGMLTHVGPIDIAKRLINKLSKNPKVNIRDFGYDWRLSLDITSEELHDFILKIQEKRNGKESKGKGVFIIAHSMGGLLAHYVLQKYTNLIRGIIYVGCPSQCPDILGPLRFGDQVLWNTSILSAEANFFMRSSFYFLPQDGRCFVNEDTFERYDLDFFDPETWCKYGLSPLVDKNRRKFDIRQKKRKSRIILTDLVEKLILSDDEREEEKRRGEKVKNTSSDKEEEEGEEEGSCFHTSYEDCVDYLKRVLPRVNEFLNFLNYIPNKKYPPLAIVYGNTVPTVRGAKFKNKNDIKLGDYSKFYYGPGDGVVHHKWLLPEHRGFPLAAKIQSPEGHVSLMTDHDAIAKAFISIVDNE, from the coding sequence ATGCATAGTAATTCAGAGGAATTTGACTCGGATTTACAAAATGATAGGGAATCTAGTAGTACTAATCATTTGACTACACAGTCtagtaaaaataactatgataataatgagaTTAGTGACGAAGAAAGTGCCAATTCATTCATTGGTGGGTCAAATGTTTCCCATTCAAAGAAGAATAGTATAGTTACCGAGGATATACCCACAAATAAGAATTTTAAAAgcaaaattaatgaaaataaaaggagAAAATCCATATATGAAGAAAGCAGCGATAGTGAGGACATTCTTAGTAAGGAAAATGTAAGTGATGTAAAACATGGTATTGGTACTTcaaaacagcaacaacaggAGGATGAGGAGGATGAAGACGAACGTGGGGAGAAAAACCATAGacataaaatttttacGTTTACTGTTCCATTTGGTGGTACCAGCACTGATAAAAATTACACAAAAAGTGAAgcaaatattattgatgtAAAgtctaaaaataatgccATGGTAAGAAAgcttaatgaaaaattgcCGACCCCAACATCGTCATCTTCATTAGGTCCAGTACACATTCCATCAAAACACGAGAtcaaattgaaattaaaaaaacaacagtCAATATCAAGTTTAGAAGAACGTATATTGTTTGCCAACCAAAAGGGCTTAGAGAATGATCGGTTTAGAGcatttaaaaagtttttaaaaccaGAAAGGGTAATATCTACGGTTCAAGAACTAGAAAATGTAAAGCTCTCGTCTGTTTTGAATAGTTTGGAGTTCGACAATCATGAGGTGAGTAAATCAAGTAATAAAGACATCAGTAGTGGCAATACGGAGAATCATAGTAATGAAGGATATGACATGCATAGAGTACGTAGATTTTTAAAGCACGAATTATCTGGGGACGTAATTATTTTGGGTGGATATCGTGGTAGCACTTTAAGAGAGGCAaaggataataatagaatatGGATTCCCTTAAAAGCtggtattaaaattaaaaaggttaatttaataattggaCCGCAAGATTCagatgaaattaaaacgcaaaaacaaattaaaccAGATGGAATGCTAACACATGTGGGTCCCATTGACATTGCTAAAAGActgataaataaattaagcAAAAATCCTAAAGTTAACATTCGAGATTTTGGGTATGATTGGCGATTATCATTGGATATAACTTCAGAAGAGTTGCACGATTTTATCTTGAAAATTCAGGAAAAAAGGAACGGTAAAGAAAGTAAAGGTAAAGGGGTTTTCATAATTGCACATTCTATGGGGGGTTTATTAGCGCACTatgttttacaaaaatacaCAAATTTAATTAGAGGTATAATATACGTGGGGTGTCCAAGTCAATGTCCAGATATACTGGGACCGCTGAGGTTTGGGGATCAAGTTTTATGGAACACCTCTATATTAAGTGCAGAGGCAAATTTCTTTATGAGAagtagtttttattttttaccgCAAGATGGAAGATGCTTTGTTAATGAAGATACGTTTGAAAGATAcgatttagatttttttgaCCCAGAGACATGGTGTAAATATGGATTATCGCCTCTGGTGGATAAAAATAGGAGAAAGTTTGATATAAGgcaaaaaaagagaaaatcAAGAATAATTCTAACAGACTTGGTAGAAAAGTTAATATTATCGGATGATGAGCgggaagaggaaaaaagaagaggtGAGAAAGTGAAAAATACTTCATCAGAcaaggaggaggaggaagGAGAAGAGGAGGGTAGTTGTTTCCACACGTCTTATGAAGATTGTgttgattatttaaaaagagTGTTGCCTAGGGTGAAcgaatttttaaattttttgaattatatTCCTAATAAGAAATATCCTCCATTGGCAATAGTGTATGGTAACACGGTACCTACAGTTCGTGGAGCaaagtttaaaaacaaaaatgatattaagTTAGGTGACTATAGTAAGTTTTATTACGGTCCAGGGGATGGAGTTGTTCATCATAAATGGTTATTACCTGAACATAGGGGATTTCCATTAGCAGCTAAAATACAATCGCCTGAAGGCCATGTTAGCTTAATGACAGATCACGATGCAATAGCAAAAGCATTTATTTCGATAGTTGATAATGAATAA